From the Coprobacter tertius genome, one window contains:
- a CDS encoding helix-turn-helix domain-containing protein yields MVEEKVIESVAEQFRRLTDKVEEVCDVYRVKGAKEYLDNQDVCLQLNISKRTLQNYRNTGKLPFTRIGQKIYYRTRDIEKFLNEDKNLK; encoded by the coding sequence AGAAGGTTATAGAATCGGTTGCTGAACAGTTCAGACGGCTGACGGATAAGGTGGAGGAGGTTTGTGACGTGTATAGAGTGAAAGGCGCAAAGGAGTATCTGGATAATCAGGATGTATGTTTGCAGTTGAATATCAGCAAACGAACGTTACAGAATTACCGGAATACAGGGAAATTGCCCTTTACCCGGATCGGTCAGAAAATTTATTACCGGACAAGGGATATCGAGAAATTTTTAAACGAGGACAAAAATCTGAAATAA
- a CDS encoding helix-turn-helix domain-containing protein: MEEYVSMKNEKVKQFFARAEGLMGRLDELGRVCRPALGSERYLTNQQLSELLHLSRRTLQDYRDGGILPFYRLEGKILYRESDIERILTENYNKPFD; this comes from the coding sequence ATGGAAGAGTATGTAAGTATGAAAAATGAAAAAGTGAAACAGTTCTTTGCAAGAGCAGAGGGTTTAATGGGCAGACTGGATGAACTGGGTAGGGTATGCCGTCCTGCTCTGGGAAGTGAACGGTATTTGACGAACCAACAGTTGTCGGAACTGCTGCATCTCAGTCGGAGGACATTGCAGGATTACCGGGACGGGGGAATACTTCCCTTTTACCGTCTCGAAGGGAAGATCCTGTACCGGGAGTCGGATATTGAAAGAATTCTTACGGAGAACTACAATAAACCCTTTGATTGA